ACCTCACCGGCCCGGGCCCGCCGGGTGGCCAGCAGGTGGGCGATGCGGTGGGTGAGGACGCGGGTCTTGCCCGAGCCGGCTCCCGCGACGATGAGGAGCGGGCCTCCCTCGTGGAGGACGGCGGCGCGCTGCTGCGGGTTGAGCCCCTCGAGGAGGTCGGTGGCGCGCGCGGCGGCGGGCGCGTCGGTGGCGCCGGCGTCGTCCCGGGGCGGGACGGCGGCGGCCAGGGGCGGCAGGTTCCCGCCGAGGAGACCGGGCAGGTTGTCGAAGAGGGAGGTCATGGCCCCTCCAGGGTAGGTGGTGGCACCGACACCACAGGCGTCAGGTCTGCCACATGCCGACGAGGAGGGCGGCGGTGGCGACCAGGGCCCCGCCGAGCTCGACGAGGATCGCCACGCCGACGGCGCGCATCGCCCGCCCGGTGGACGCGCGGGCGGCCCGCTGGTCGCGCAGCCGGGCGCTCTCCGCGCCGTACACGCCGGCGAGGAAGCCGAGCGGCAGCCCGACGACCGGGACGACGAAGAAGCCGACGACGCCGAGCGCCGCACCGACGACGAGCGTCCGGCCGGGCACCCCGCCCTGCCCGAGGTAGCGCCCGGCGAGGAGGTACTTGCCGACCTCGGCGGCGAGGACGGCGAGGCCGGCGACGACGCCGACCGTGAGGGCGACCGGGCCGCCGGTGAGGACGGCCCAGACGACGACGGCGACGCCGACGAGGACGCCCCCGCCGGGAATCACCTGGACGACTGCCCCGATGATCCCGACGAGGACGACGAGGAGGACGATCGCCTCACCCAGGACCCCCATCAGCGACTCAGCGCCACAGTGCCGCGAGGGCGATGTTGAGGGTGGTGAGCCCGGCGATCGCGCCGAGGAGCGCGCGGCTGGGCTCCTTGCGGCGGGAGGCGATGACGGTGAGCGTGACGATGACCGCGGCGACGACGAGCTTGACGCCGATCTTCATGTGGTTGAGGTCCGCGTCGAGGGCGGCCTCGGCGACCCCGACCATGAGGACGCCGGTGACGAGCGCGGTGATCGCGCCGTGGAGGACGCCCGGCGCCAGGCGGGGGGTACGCAGGTTGGTCACGGTGCCACCGAGGACGACCGCCCAACCCACGAAGTGGAGGAACAGGAGGAAGTAGTAGAGGAACGTCATGCTGCCACCCTAGGCGAGGCCGGACGCCGAAACCTCAGTGACGGCGCGGGTTCCGGGGCGGTGTGGCCCTTCCCACCGGGTCCGGGTTCATCAGATGAGGCGGCGCACGGCCGCCCACCGGGTGAGCTCGTGGCGCGAGGAGAGCTGGAGCTTGCGGAGCACGGCGGACACGTGGGTCTCGACCGTCTTCACCGAGATGAACAGCTCGCT
Above is a genomic segment from Georgenia wutianyii containing:
- a CDS encoding DUF456 domain-containing protein; this encodes MGVLGEAIVLLVVLVGIIGAVVQVIPGGGVLVGVAVVVWAVLTGGPVALTVGVVAGLAVLAAEVGKYLLAGRYLGQGGVPGRTLVVGAALGVVGFFVVPVVGLPLGFLAGVYGAESARLRDQRAARASTGRAMRAVGVAILVELGGALVATAALLVGMWQT